One window from the genome of Streptomyces sp. NBC_00287 encodes:
- the rfbB gene encoding dTDP-glucose 4,6-dehydratase produces MTHFLVTGAAGFIGSHYVRDLLGGPEDIEVTVLDALTYAGDPANLAPVLGDPRLRFVHGDIADAALVQKLLAPGSVVVNFAAESHVDRSIAAADAFVRTNVLGTQVLLDAALTAGARCFVQVSTDEVYGSIEEGSWTEEAPVRPNSPYAATKASADLLALAYARTHGLDVRITRCSNNYGPGQHPEKLIPRFVTLLLAGETVPLYGDGGNVRDWLHVSDHCRAIRLVLERGAPGEVYNVGGGTQLTNRELTGLLLNACGADWSSVRPVADRKGHDRRYCVDDSKLRRLGYRPQVPFAQGLADTVDRYRLSIDHPLTSPTRK; encoded by the coding sequence ATGACGCACTTCCTTGTCACCGGAGCGGCCGGTTTCATCGGCTCCCACTACGTTCGCGATCTCCTCGGCGGACCTGAGGACATCGAGGTCACCGTCCTGGACGCGCTGACCTACGCCGGGGACCCGGCGAACCTCGCGCCGGTGCTGGGCGACCCGAGACTGCGGTTCGTGCACGGGGACATCGCCGACGCCGCGCTCGTCCAGAAGCTGCTGGCACCCGGCTCGGTAGTGGTCAACTTCGCCGCCGAGAGCCACGTCGACCGTTCCATCGCCGCCGCCGACGCCTTCGTACGCACCAATGTCCTGGGCACCCAGGTCCTGCTCGACGCGGCGCTGACGGCCGGCGCCCGGTGCTTTGTGCAGGTGTCGACGGACGAGGTGTACGGCTCCATCGAGGAGGGCTCCTGGACCGAGGAGGCCCCCGTCCGGCCGAACTCCCCGTACGCCGCCACGAAGGCCTCCGCCGACCTGCTGGCCCTCGCCTACGCCCGAACCCACGGGCTCGACGTACGGATCACCAGGTGCAGCAACAACTACGGGCCGGGGCAGCACCCGGAGAAACTGATTCCGCGGTTTGTGACGCTGCTGCTCGCCGGAGAGACCGTGCCGTTGTACGGCGACGGCGGCAACGTCCGCGACTGGCTGCATGTCTCCGACCACTGCCGGGCCATCCGGCTCGTCCTCGAACGCGGCGCGCCCGGCGAGGTCTACAACGTGGGCGGCGGCACCCAGTTGACCAACCGGGAGCTGACCGGGCTGCTGCTCAACGCCTGTGGTGCCGACTGGAGTTCGGTGCGCCCGGTCGCGGACCGCAAGGGGCACGACCGCCGCTACTGCGTGGACGACTCCAAGCTCAGGCGCCTCGGGTACCGGCCCCAAGTGCCCTTCGCGCAGGGGCTCGCGGACACCGTCGACCGGTACCGCCTCTCCATCGATCACCCTTTGACAAGCCCGACAAGGAAGTAG
- a CDS encoding glucose-1-phosphate thymidylyltransferase, translated as MKALVLAGGAGTRLRPITHTSAKQLVPIANKPVLFYGLEAIADAGIKDVGVVVGDTADEIRRAVGDGSDFGLRVTYIPQSRPLGLAHAVVIAREFLGDDDFLMYLGDNFIVGGIASLLDEFRAQRPDVQLMLTRVPNPSAFGVATLSADGRVTDLVEKPERPASDLAIVGAYLFTPAVHAAVSSIAPSDRGELEITDALRLMLAQGRDIRPTVITGYWKDAGTVADMLEANRSVLEVLEPAVEGTVSADSELVGRVRVCAGAVVRGSRIVGPALIGAGSVVVNSYVGPSTSIAENCRVEDSEIEFSIVLNNASISGVRRIDASLIGCHVQVAPAPRVPTSHQLVLGDHSTVRIAS; from the coding sequence GTGAAAGCCCTCGTGCTGGCGGGCGGCGCGGGCACGCGACTGCGCCCGATCACCCACACCTCCGCCAAACAGCTCGTCCCCATCGCCAACAAGCCTGTGCTTTTCTACGGCCTGGAGGCCATCGCCGATGCCGGGATCAAGGACGTCGGTGTGGTCGTCGGCGACACCGCCGACGAGATCCGTCGTGCCGTCGGCGACGGCTCCGACTTCGGGCTGCGCGTGACCTATATCCCGCAGTCCCGGCCGCTTGGGCTCGCCCACGCCGTCGTGATCGCGCGGGAATTCCTCGGCGACGACGACTTTCTGATGTATCTCGGCGACAACTTCATTGTCGGGGGCATCGCGTCGCTGCTGGACGAGTTCCGTGCACAACGGCCGGACGTCCAGCTCATGTTGACCAGGGTTCCGAACCCGAGCGCGTTCGGCGTCGCCACGCTCTCCGCCGACGGTCGGGTCACGGACCTCGTGGAGAAGCCGGAGCGGCCCGCGAGCGATCTCGCCATCGTCGGCGCCTATCTGTTCACCCCCGCGGTCCACGCGGCCGTCAGCTCCATCGCCCCCTCCGACCGGGGGGAACTGGAGATCACCGACGCGCTGCGCCTGATGCTCGCCCAGGGCCGGGACATCCGGCCGACGGTGATCACCGGCTACTGGAAGGACGCCGGCACCGTCGCCGACATGCTGGAGGCCAACCGCAGCGTCCTGGAGGTGCTCGAACCCGCGGTCGAGGGCACCGTCAGCGCCGACAGCGAACTCGTCGGAAGGGTACGGGTGTGCGCGGGCGCAGTGGTGCGCGGTTCCCGGATCGTCGGTCCGGCCCTGATCGGTGCGGGGTCGGTCGTCGTCAACTCCTATGTGGGGCCCTCGACTTCGATCGCCGAGAACTGCCGGGTCGAGGACAGCGAGATCGAGTTCTCCATCGTGCTGAACAACGCGTCCATCAGCGGGGTCCGCCGTATCGACGCCTCCCTCATCGGCTGCCATGTCCAGGTGGCGCCCGCGCCCCGCGTTCCCACGTCCCACCAACTGGTACTGGGCGACCACAGCACGGTACGGATCGCCTCATGA
- a CDS encoding cytochrome P450 family protein: MSRPTEIDTPSFFADQHGYYADLRQTPGPRLVRNPQGLAYWLITRHAEAKAVLLDPRFSKDPRLAEQALSAAGYGISGADSFFLPLVNSDPPDHTRLRRLVSGAFTPRRVEELRPRVEKLTHELLDAVPDENDVDLMTALAFPLPVLVISELLGVPHGSRGALLTWATRMLTVSGSGTGPAERTRRLHRWFASLVAAKRPHVRADLPQDEQPDLLAALVVAHDQGQRLSDEELVGLLVLLLVAGHETTTGMIGNAVDALLRHPDQLALLRRRPELVPSAVDELLRYEASLARTTLRVAREDVEVAGTVIPAGSVVSVALSAANRDPDVFPEPDRLDLTRARGPHLSFGHGIHFCLGAPLARLQTETVLAVLLHRCPQLAAADPHAPQLWRPVGDMRGLLTLPVRLRPAA, translated from the coding sequence GTGAGCCGGCCGACCGAGATCGACACCCCCTCCTTCTTCGCCGATCAGCACGGCTACTACGCCGACTTGAGGCAGACCCCGGGCCCACGGCTCGTCCGCAACCCCCAGGGCCTCGCCTACTGGCTGATCACCCGGCACGCCGAGGCCAAGGCGGTCCTGCTCGACCCCCGTTTCTCCAAGGACCCCCGGCTCGCCGAACAGGCGCTGAGCGCCGCCGGGTACGGGATCTCGGGCGCGGACAGCTTCTTCCTCCCCCTGGTCAACAGCGACCCCCCGGACCACACGCGGCTACGGCGGCTGGTCTCCGGGGCGTTCACCCCGCGCCGGGTCGAGGAGCTCAGGCCGCGAGTGGAGAAGCTCACCCATGAACTCCTCGACGCCGTCCCGGACGAGAACGACGTCGACCTCATGACGGCCCTGGCCTTCCCGCTGCCGGTCCTGGTGATCAGCGAGCTGCTGGGCGTGCCGCACGGCAGTCGGGGCGCGCTGCTGACCTGGGCCACCCGGATGCTCACGGTGTCCGGCTCCGGAACGGGCCCCGCGGAGCGCACACGCAGGCTCCACCGCTGGTTCGCCTCCCTCGTGGCCGCGAAACGCCCGCACGTCCGCGCCGACCTGCCCCAGGACGAGCAACCCGACCTGCTCGCCGCCCTCGTGGTGGCACACGACCAGGGGCAGCGGCTCAGCGACGAGGAACTGGTCGGCCTGCTGGTGCTGTTGCTCGTCGCCGGCCACGAGACCACGACGGGGATGATCGGCAACGCCGTCGACGCGCTGCTGCGCCATCCGGACCAGCTCGCGCTGCTGCGCCGCCGCCCGGAACTGGTGCCCTCGGCCGTGGACGAACTGCTCCGCTACGAGGCGTCGTTGGCGCGGACCACGCTGCGCGTGGCACGGGAGGACGTGGAGGTCGCCGGCACCGTCATCCCGGCGGGCAGTGTGGTCAGCGTCGCCCTGTCGGCCGCCAACAGGGACCCGGACGTTTTCCCCGAGCCCGACCGGCTCGACCTCACCCGCGCCCGCGGCCCCCATCTCTCCTTCGGCCACGGGATCCACTTCTGCCTGGGCGCACCGCTGGCCCGGCTCCAGACGGAGACCGTGCTCGCCGTACTGCTGCACCGCTGTCCGCAACTGGCCGCGGCCGATCCGCACGCGCCGCAACTGTGGCGGCCCGTCGGCGATATGCGCGGGCTGCTGACGCTGCCCGTACGGCTGCGTCCCGCCGCCTGA
- a CDS encoding macrolide family glycosyltransferase — protein MRDEAHIAFFALPGHGHVNPALGVAEELTRRGHRVSFATTDRFAAAVAETGAAPLRYESTMDGLPAKDSAADRPDRFGSDDLARVLRDLLRETLAVLAPLDRAFAQDRPDLVVYDDPSGWAARLIAARRGIPALPYRTTFAASADWSLAGERTEVDPLHPEIMRVFHGIAKLLDRVKVPFGPKELMTGSESGPALVFLPREFQFKGETFGDDVHFVGPCLGRRASDGEWSRKGERPLAYVSLGTIHNDDLGFFQTCVDAFADLPWDVVMAVGDRIDPALLSGVPGHVEVHAHVPQLQVLRQADLFVTHAGMGSVMESLSFGVPMVAIPQMSEQRANADRLAELGLGVMLHRTAVTAESLRDAAVSVLSDPSYAARVLAMREHIQQAGGAPAAADVIESLLDSP, from the coding sequence GTGAGGGACGAGGCGCACATCGCGTTCTTTGCCCTGCCCGGACACGGGCATGTGAACCCGGCCCTCGGTGTAGCGGAGGAGCTGACGCGGCGAGGTCACCGGGTGAGCTTCGCCACGACCGACCGGTTCGCCGCCGCGGTGGCCGAGACGGGCGCCGCGCCCCTGCGCTACGAGTCCACCATGGACGGGCTGCCGGCCAAGGACAGCGCCGCGGACCGCCCGGACCGCTTCGGCAGCGACGACCTCGCGAGGGTGCTGCGCGATCTGCTCCGCGAGACCCTGGCCGTACTCGCCCCGCTGGACCGGGCGTTCGCACAGGACCGGCCCGATCTGGTGGTCTACGACGATCCGTCCGGGTGGGCGGCCCGGTTGATCGCGGCGCGGCGCGGCATTCCGGCGCTGCCCTACCGGACCACCTTCGCCGCGAGTGCCGACTGGTCGCTCGCGGGAGAGCGGACCGAGGTCGATCCGCTGCACCCGGAGATCATGCGGGTGTTCCACGGCATCGCCAAGCTGTTGGACCGGGTGAAGGTTCCCTTCGGACCCAAGGAGCTGATGACCGGCAGCGAGTCCGGTCCGGCGCTGGTGTTCCTGCCGCGCGAGTTCCAGTTCAAGGGCGAGACGTTCGGCGACGACGTCCATTTCGTCGGGCCCTGCCTCGGGCGGCGGGCGTCGGACGGGGAGTGGAGTCGCAAGGGTGAACGGCCGCTGGCTTACGTGTCGTTGGGCACGATCCACAATGACGATCTGGGGTTCTTCCAGACGTGTGTGGACGCCTTCGCGGATCTTCCGTGGGATGTGGTGATGGCGGTCGGGGACCGAATCGACCCGGCCCTGCTGTCGGGCGTCCCCGGGCATGTGGAGGTCCATGCCCATGTGCCGCAGCTTCAAGTGCTGCGGCAGGCCGATCTGTTCGTGACGCATGCGGGGATGGGCAGTGTGATGGAATCGCTGTCCTTCGGGGTGCCGATGGTGGCCATTCCGCAGATGAGTGAGCAGCGGGCCAATGCCGACCGGTTGGCCGAGCTGGGGCTCGGAGTCATGCTGCATCGCACCGCGGTCACAGCTGAGTCGTTGCGGGATGCGGCCGTCAGCGTGCTCAGCGACCCCTCCTACGCCGCGCGCGTCCTGGCGATGCGGGAGCACATCCAGCAGGCGGGCGGGGCACCCGCCGCGGCCGATGTCATCGAATCCCTGCTGGACTCCCCGTGA
- a CDS encoding macrolide family glycosyltransferase, whose protein sequence is MSHIAFFNIPGTGHVNPTAGIVAELVARGHRVSYAVTARQGAEVEEAGATLVPYETTMRQTRNAMNDLESVDRFTTGDFVQVLRGLVTETEAVYPTLDRAFADDRPDVLVHDGLSGWTGRLLAHSWGIPSVRSIPTLAANEHWSLGTDGEYATFEPEHAGLNAVYGEIAAMLDGLGVGLTAQEFFGASESGHALVFIPREFQFKGETFGEDFHFVGPCWSERRFDGEWRRTGERPLVLVSLGTIHNDDLGFFQTCVDAFADLPWDVVMAVGDRVDPGALSGVPAHVEVHAHVPQLQVLRQADLFVTHAGMGSVMESLSFGVPMVAIPQMSEQRANADRLAELGLGVMLHRTEVTADALREAALRALGEQSYADRVRDMRGHIQNAGGASAAADVIESLLVKAEVGR, encoded by the coding sequence CATATCGCCTTCTTCAACATTCCTGGAACCGGTCACGTCAATCCGACGGCGGGGATCGTCGCGGAACTCGTGGCGCGCGGCCACCGCGTCAGCTATGCGGTGACCGCACGCCAGGGCGCGGAGGTCGAGGAGGCCGGCGCCACGCTGGTGCCGTACGAGACGACGATGCGGCAGACCCGGAACGCGATGAACGACCTGGAGAGCGTCGACCGGTTCACCACGGGCGACTTCGTACAGGTGCTGCGGGGCCTGGTGACGGAGACCGAGGCGGTGTACCCGACGCTCGACCGGGCCTTCGCCGATGACCGTCCGGACGTACTGGTTCACGACGGTCTGTCCGGCTGGACGGGCCGGCTGCTCGCGCACAGCTGGGGCATACCGTCGGTGCGCAGCATCCCGACGCTGGCCGCGAACGAGCACTGGTCGCTCGGCACGGACGGGGAGTACGCCACGTTCGAGCCGGAGCACGCCGGGCTGAATGCCGTGTACGGGGAGATCGCCGCCATGCTGGACGGGCTCGGGGTGGGCCTCACCGCGCAGGAGTTCTTCGGGGCCAGCGAGTCGGGGCACGCGCTGGTGTTCATCCCCCGCGAGTTCCAGTTCAAGGGCGAGACCTTCGGCGAGGACTTCCACTTCGTCGGGCCGTGCTGGTCGGAGCGCCGGTTCGACGGGGAGTGGCGCCGGACGGGTGAACGACCTCTGGTTCTGGTGTCGTTGGGCACGATCCACAACGACGATCTCGGGTTCTTCCAGACGTGCGTGGACGCCTTCGCGGATCTTCCGTGGGATGTGGTGATGGCGGTCGGGGATCGGGTGGATCCCGGTGCGCTGTCGGGGGTGCCCGCGCATGTGGAGGTCCATGCCCATGTGCCGCAGCTTCAAGTGCTGCGGCAGGCTGATCTGTTCGTGACGCATGCGGGGATGGGCAGTGTGATGGAGTCGCTGTCCTTCGGGGTGCCGATGGTGGCCATTCCGCAGATGAGTGAGCAGCGGGCCAATGCCGACCGGCTGGCCGAGCTGGGGCTCGGGGTCATGCTGCACCGGACCGAGGTCACAGCCGACGCGCTGCGGGAGGCGGCCCTCAGGGCGCTGGGCGAGCAGTCTTATGCCGATCGTGTGCGGGACATGCGCGGCCACATCCAGAACGCGGGCGGTGCGTCCGCCGCGGCCGACGTCATCGAATCCCTCCTGGTGAAGGCAGAGGTGGGACGGTGA
- a CDS encoding nucleotide disphospho-sugar-binding domain-containing protein, with product MRVLFAVFPVAERAFPVVPLAWALQNAGHEVRIATHPDLVDAVTGAGLAAVPVGRGEDLAALTDFSRNPALSGLPGGGLDVGPGECADWGAKWFRTTRVFAAQRPLLEELTGVAVRSRPDLVLWDPFCLPAAVAARVSGAAHARLLWGRDNIAWLRGRSARYRDQAAPDGGWHEPLEETMQQLLEPYGLPYEEELVLGQWTVDPMPPGMRLPARGVRYENVRWVPYGGGLTVPEWLHRRPLRPRVWVAPDATDLIGSLAEPAIELMSAGDSEPQVPLPQLLPTCSAVVHRGGAELFASAAAAGVPQLIVPVPTWDEEASAAQLTRKGAGIAVSRGEFSPALLLTLLQNPSFQERATAWREELARLPGPAELVPVLERLTSHHQRI from the coding sequence GTGCGTGTCCTGTTCGCCGTCTTTCCCGTCGCGGAGCGTGCCTTCCCCGTGGTCCCGCTCGCCTGGGCGCTCCAGAACGCGGGCCACGAGGTGCGGATCGCCACCCACCCGGACCTGGTGGACGCGGTAACCGGGGCGGGGCTCGCCGCCGTCCCCGTGGGCCGGGGCGAAGACCTCGCCGCCCTCACGGACTTCAGCCGGAACCCCGCCCTGTCCGGCCTCCCCGGCGGCGGCCTGGACGTCGGCCCGGGGGAGTGCGCCGACTGGGGGGCGAAGTGGTTCCGGACGACCCGGGTGTTCGCGGCGCAGCGGCCCCTACTGGAGGAGCTCACCGGCGTCGCCGTGCGCTCGCGGCCCGACCTGGTCCTGTGGGACCCGTTCTGTCTCCCGGCCGCCGTCGCCGCCAGGGTCAGCGGAGCCGCCCACGCCCGGCTGCTGTGGGGACGGGACAACATCGCCTGGCTGCGAGGGCGTTCGGCACGCTACCGGGACCAGGCGGCCCCGGACGGCGGCTGGCACGAGCCGCTCGAGGAGACGATGCAGCAGCTCCTCGAACCGTACGGACTGCCCTACGAGGAGGAACTGGTCCTCGGCCAGTGGACCGTGGACCCGATGCCACCCGGGATGCGCCTGCCCGCACGGGGCGTCCGGTACGAGAACGTGCGCTGGGTGCCGTACGGCGGAGGACTGACCGTGCCGGAGTGGCTGCACAGGCGACCGCTGCGGCCACGGGTCTGGGTGGCACCGGACGCGACGGACCTGATCGGATCCCTGGCCGAGCCGGCCATCGAGCTGATGTCCGCCGGGGACTCGGAGCCGCAGGTCCCCTTGCCCCAGCTGCTCCCCACCTGCTCCGCCGTCGTCCACCGCGGCGGAGCCGAGCTGTTCGCCTCCGCCGCCGCGGCGGGCGTACCCCAGCTGATCGTGCCGGTGCCGACCTGGGACGAAGAGGCATCGGCCGCGCAGCTCACCCGCAAGGGAGCCGGAATCGCCGTCAGCAGGGGCGAGTTCAGCCCCGCACTGCTCCTGACACTCCTTCAGAACCCCTCCTTCCAAGAGCGGGCCACCGCCTGGCGCGAGGAGCTCGCCAGGCTTCCCGGGCCCGCGGAACTGGTCCCGGTGCTGGAGAGACTGACCAGCCATCACCAGCGGATCTGA
- a CDS encoding ATP-binding cassette domain-containing protein: protein MPPPPLDAAAIEVRGLRKRFGTTAALGGVDLTVEPGTVCGLLGPNGAGKTTMVRILATLSLPDGGVARVAGHDVVQQPARVRGSIALTGQYASVDEVISGRDNLEMFARLYRMRGPAVRRRAEELLERFGLRDAAHRPVRTYSGGMRRRLDLAVSLVVPPGVIFLDEPTTGLDPQSRIGLWESVRELVRAGTTVLLTTQYLDEADQLADRIAVLADPDGTGGRIVAEGTPFELKSALGGESIDLTVRHAQQLGCAVEILTRAGGRSPATGDDPRRVTLAVGADTMSGTALLAAVLGELEAAGIAVEDLALRRPTLDEVFLNLMNRQREAV, encoded by the coding sequence GTGCCCCCACCACCTCTCGACGCCGCCGCGATCGAGGTGCGCGGTCTGCGCAAACGGTTCGGGACGACAGCCGCGCTGGGCGGAGTCGACCTCACCGTCGAACCCGGCACCGTCTGTGGGCTGCTCGGGCCCAACGGAGCGGGGAAGACCACGATGGTCCGGATCCTGGCCACCCTGTCGCTCCCGGACGGCGGTGTGGCCCGCGTCGCCGGGCACGATGTCGTCCAGCAGCCCGCCCGGGTGCGCGGAAGCATCGCGCTGACGGGACAGTACGCCTCGGTCGACGAGGTGATCAGCGGCCGCGACAACCTGGAGATGTTCGCCCGTCTGTACCGGATGCGCGGACCCGCCGTACGGCGAAGGGCCGAGGAGCTGCTGGAGCGGTTCGGTCTGCGGGACGCGGCGCACCGGCCGGTGCGGACGTACTCCGGCGGTATGCGGCGACGGCTCGATCTCGCCGTCTCTCTCGTCGTCCCGCCCGGCGTGATCTTCCTCGACGAGCCGACGACAGGGCTCGATCCACAGAGCCGTATCGGGCTCTGGGAGAGCGTGCGGGAGCTGGTGCGGGCCGGTACCACCGTCCTGCTCACCACGCAGTACCTGGACGAGGCGGACCAACTCGCCGACCGGATCGCCGTCCTGGCCGATCCGGACGGCACCGGAGGCCGGATCGTCGCCGAGGGCACGCCCTTCGAGCTGAAGTCCGCGCTCGGCGGCGAGTCCATCGACCTCACGGTCCGCCACGCCCAACAGCTCGGTTGTGCCGTCGAGATCCTGACCCGCGCGGGCGGCCGGTCCCCCGCGACCGGTGACGATCCACGCCGGGTGACCCTGGCCGTCGGCGCCGACACGATGTCCGGTACGGCCTTACTCGCCGCCGTACTGGGCGAGTTGGAGGCCGCGGGGATCGCCGTAGAAGATCTCGCCCTGCGGCGCCCGACCCTGGACGAGGTCTTCCTCAATCTCATGAACCGGCAGCGGGAGGCCGTGTGA
- a CDS encoding TOMM precursor leader peptide-binding protein — translation MPETTPCAPARPVAVLGDGGLLDRATSAVVARTFPLLRPDSSALGDCAAVLVASDTADTALYDEVRKAAEAAGIPWLPLRTDADAIHVGPMVSGPDDACPTCADWRRRLARDKAQHHETLRARHGAALTGHRSPLRTRSAAAVAAELAVELLDATLSGRPVREVVAEGRRSGAVPVVVAEGRRPGAVPEAITEGRRPGDRFLRVDLASLAVSSHRYLPYSLCEDCGGLPPDGPEAARITPVSRPKPAPDVFRVQNVVAREQELYDLYVDSAAGVVPSVDDERGGSLPRAVAPLSSLRGNSSQHGWGRTTDYRTSRITAVLEALERFGGEQPRGRRTTVTASRRELGERALDPHVFGLYPDDRYELPGFPYLRYHEDLVMPWVWGYSFARAEPVLVPERYAYYAAHSHDDPRFVYEISNGCAMGGCLEEAILCGLLEVAERDAFLMTWYGRMPIPRVDPGSARDRAIPMMIEHLRHRTGYEIQLYSATLEQGVPCFWAVGLDALDDPGRPRVLCAGGSALLAEKAVVNVLHEMAHLLEHAKIYDAEERARAAAMVRDPSLVKVMGDHSVLYSHEDAFDRFDFLLGEREARPFASFEEQWRWPAHNDLRADLEEMLRRYLDRGMDVVVVDQTTPEHRAGGFACVKVMVPGTLPMTFGHQNRRVDGLPRLLRVPYELGYQDRELTSEDINPHPHPFP, via the coding sequence ATGCCTGAGACAACACCCTGCGCCCCTGCTCGGCCGGTCGCCGTGCTCGGCGACGGCGGTCTGCTCGACCGGGCCACCTCCGCCGTCGTGGCCCGTACCTTCCCGCTGCTCCGGCCGGACAGCAGCGCGCTCGGCGACTGTGCGGCGGTCCTGGTCGCCTCGGACACCGCCGACACCGCTCTGTACGACGAGGTGCGCAAAGCCGCGGAAGCGGCCGGCATCCCCTGGCTCCCGCTCCGCACCGACGCGGACGCCATCCACGTCGGGCCCATGGTCAGCGGCCCCGATGACGCCTGCCCGACCTGCGCCGACTGGCGCCGCCGCCTCGCTCGCGACAAGGCGCAGCACCACGAGACCCTCCGCGCCCGGCACGGCGCCGCCCTCACCGGGCACCGCTCACCGCTGCGCACCAGGTCGGCGGCGGCGGTGGCGGCCGAGCTCGCCGTGGAGTTGCTCGACGCGACCCTGTCCGGCAGACCTGTGCGCGAGGTCGTCGCCGAGGGCCGCCGCTCCGGGGCTGTGCCCGTGGTCGTCGCCGAGGGCCGCCGCCCCGGGGCTGTGCCCGAGGCCATCACCGAAGGCCGCCGCCCCGGCGACCGTTTCCTCCGCGTCGACCTGGCCTCGCTCGCCGTCAGCTCCCATCGCTATCTGCCCTACTCGCTCTGCGAGGACTGCGGCGGTCTGCCGCCCGACGGCCCCGAAGCCGCGCGGATCACGCCGGTCTCCCGACCGAAGCCCGCGCCCGATGTCTTCCGGGTGCAGAACGTGGTGGCGCGCGAGCAGGAGCTGTACGACCTCTACGTCGACAGCGCCGCCGGTGTCGTGCCGTCCGTGGACGACGAGCGCGGCGGGTCGCTGCCCCGCGCCGTGGCGCCGCTCAGCTCGCTGCGCGGCAACAGCTCCCAGCACGGCTGGGGCCGTACGACCGACTACCGCACCTCACGGATCACGGCCGTGCTCGAAGCGCTGGAGCGGTTCGGCGGGGAGCAGCCCCGGGGTCGGCGGACCACGGTCACGGCGAGCCGGCGGGAACTGGGGGAGCGGGCCCTGGATCCGCATGTCTTCGGGCTTTACCCGGACGACCGGTACGAGCTTCCCGGGTTCCCTTACCTCCGGTACCACGAGGACCTGGTGATGCCCTGGGTGTGGGGCTACTCCTTCGCCCGCGCCGAGCCCGTGCTCGTACCGGAGCGGTACGCCTACTACGCCGCGCACAGCCATGACGATCCGCGCTTCGTCTACGAGATCTCCAACGGCTGCGCCATGGGCGGCTGTCTGGAGGAGGCCATCCTGTGCGGCCTGCTGGAGGTGGCCGAGCGGGACGCCTTCCTGATGACCTGGTACGGGCGGATGCCGATCCCGCGCGTCGACCCGGGCTCCGCACGGGACCGCGCCATCCCCATGATGATCGAGCATCTGCGGCATCGGACCGGGTACGAGATCCAGCTCTACTCGGCCACCCTGGAACAGGGCGTCCCCTGCTTCTGGGCGGTTGGCCTGGACGCGCTCGACGACCCGGGCAGGCCACGCGTCCTGTGCGCGGGCGGCTCCGCACTGCTGGCCGAGAAGGCCGTGGTGAACGTCCTGCACGAGATGGCGCATCTACTGGAGCACGCCAAGATCTACGACGCCGAGGAGCGGGCGCGGGCCGCCGCGATGGTCCGGGACCCCTCCCTGGTCAAGGTGATGGGCGACCACTCCGTGCTCTACAGCCACGAGGACGCCTTCGATCGGTTCGACTTCCTGCTGGGCGAGCGCGAGGCACGGCCGTTCGCGAGCTTCGAGGAGCAGTGGCGGTGGCCCGCGCACAACGATCTACGGGCGGATCTGGAGGAGATGCTCCGCCGCTATCTGGACCGGGGCATGGATGTCGTCGTCGTGGACCAGACGACCCCGGAACACCGGGCGGGCGGCTTCGCCTGCGTCAAGGTCATGGTGCCGGGCACGCTGCCGATGACCTTCGGGCATCAGAACCGACGGGTCGACGGACTGCCCCGGCTGCTGCGAGTGCCGTACGAACTCGGCTACCAGGACCGCGAATTGACGTCCGAGGACATCAACCCCCACCCCCACCCCTTCCCGTGA
- a CDS encoding ABC transporter permease produces the protein MNTPLPPTAWTTSDEPPLSRLRWAAGDAATVARRYLIHLRSAPERAAMALVIPLLFTLLFVYVLGSNMRPPGGGSYVDFLVPGMLAQMAVFGIAASAAVVAEDKERGVTDRFHSLPMSRTGVPVGQSLAECLGGVITLVVMAGCGLLVGWRPTGVVAGLALLLLVRYAFSWLGMWIGLVMPSRSATDFVGMLMFPLTMISNIFVPTEGLPAGLRLVADWNPVSAVVSAVRELFGNPVAVPADAAWPIAHPVVATLGWCLLLLVVFGPLTVAAFRAPKH, from the coding sequence GTGAACACGCCCTTGCCGCCGACCGCCTGGACCACCTCCGACGAACCCCCGCTCTCGCGGCTGCGCTGGGCCGCCGGCGATGCGGCGACCGTGGCCCGGCGCTATCTGATCCATCTGCGCAGCGCCCCGGAACGGGCCGCCATGGCACTGGTGATCCCGCTGCTCTTCACCCTGCTCTTCGTCTATGTGCTCGGCAGCAATATGCGGCCGCCGGGCGGTGGTTCGTACGTCGACTTCCTGGTGCCGGGCATGCTGGCGCAGATGGCGGTGTTCGGCATCGCGGCGAGCGCGGCCGTGGTGGCCGAGGACAAGGAGCGAGGGGTCACCGACCGCTTCCACTCCCTGCCCATGAGCCGTACGGGCGTGCCCGTCGGGCAGTCGCTGGCCGAGTGTCTGGGCGGGGTCATCACGCTTGTGGTGATGGCGGGTTGTGGGCTTCTGGTCGGCTGGCGTCCGACGGGGGTGGTCGCGGGGCTCGCCCTGCTGCTGCTCGTCCGCTACGCGTTCAGCTGGCTGGGGATGTGGATCGGTCTGGTCATGCCCTCGCGGTCGGCCACGGATTTCGTCGGGATGCTGATGTTCCCGCTGACCATGATCTCCAACATCTTCGTCCCCACCGAGGGGCTGCCGGCCGGGCTGCGCCTGGTCGCCGACTGGAATCCGGTGAGCGCGGTGGTGTCGGCCGTACGGGAGCTGTTCGGCAACCCCGTCGCCGTACCCGCCGACGCCGCCTGGCCGATCGCGCACCCGGTGGTCGCCACGCTCGGCTGGTGCCTGCTGCTGCTCGTGGTCTTCGGCCCGCTGACGGTGGCCGCGTTCCGCGCGCCGAAGCACTGA